In a single window of the Nodularia spumigena CCY9414 genome:
- a CDS encoding SirB1 family protein, whose amino-acid sequence MNFSSARLYFYQEIQQPDEQIDLAKAALYIAQEEYPDLDTAEYLNALDTMAGEVQECLPASPYPLRIIQTLNEYLYTDLGFAGNQTDYYDPCNSFLNDVIDRRMGIPITLALVYLEIARRIDFPMVGVGMPGHFLIRPDIPDMEIFVDAFNGGEVMFAEDCENHLSQMFQQPVSLRPEFLAPVSNRQLLARMLTNLKYIYLKQQNLAKSLAAVERILRLFPEMILEVRDSASADLSVRGLLYYQLGEYHQAADDLQSYLVKVPHAEDAVVIRQLLAEMGKD is encoded by the coding sequence ATGAATTTCTCGTCAGCACGATTATATTTTTACCAGGAAATTCAACAGCCTGACGAGCAGATTGATTTAGCCAAGGCGGCTTTGTATATTGCTCAGGAAGAATATCCTGATCTGGATACTGCGGAATACCTCAACGCTCTCGATACAATGGCGGGTGAGGTTCAAGAATGTTTACCTGCGTCACCATATCCTCTGCGAATTATTCAAACTCTTAATGAATATCTCTATACTGATTTAGGATTTGCGGGGAATCAAACAGACTATTATGATCCGTGCAATAGCTTTTTAAATGATGTGATTGACCGTCGCATGGGGATTCCGATTACTTTGGCGCTGGTTTATCTGGAAATTGCCCGTAGGATTGATTTTCCTATGGTGGGGGTAGGAATGCCAGGACATTTCTTGATTCGTCCTGATATTCCAGATATGGAAATTTTTGTTGATGCGTTTAATGGTGGTGAGGTGATGTTTGCAGAAGATTGTGAAAACCACTTATCTCAAATGTTTCAGCAACCTGTGAGTTTACGACCTGAGTTTTTAGCCCCGGTAAGTAATCGGCAATTGTTGGCGCGGATGCTGACTAATTTGAAATATATTTACCTGAAACAACAAAATTTGGCAAAAAGTTTGGCTGCGGTTGAACGGATTTTGCGGTTGTTTCCGGAGATGATTTTAGAGGTGCGCGATAGCGCAAGCGCTGACTTGTCAGTTCGCGGTTTGCTGTATTATCAACTTGGTGAATATCATCAAGCTGCGGATGACTTGCAAAGTTATCTGGTCAAGGTTCCTCATGCTGAGGATGCAGTGGTAATTCGGCAATTACTGGCTGAGATGGGAAAGGATTAA
- a CDS encoding SRPBCC family protein, with protein sequence MSQAFEQSIQINATATIVERCITDLTLMHRWLNPALCCEPVGTWSTEIGSESLFVIQIPLLKPTLKSVVVERQPGLVVWEFQGFFQGRDRWECQQIAQNTLLVNRFEYDIPNPIVSWGFNNFAISWTQKDMQAQLRRLKQVAESLVISH encoded by the coding sequence ATGTCCCAAGCTTTTGAGCAATCGATTCAAATTAATGCCACAGCCACAATAGTGGAACGGTGCATTACCGATTTAACACTCATGCACCGTTGGCTCAATCCCGCCCTATGTTGTGAACCCGTGGGTACATGGAGTACGGAGATTGGCAGTGAAAGTCTGTTTGTGATTCAAATTCCTTTACTTAAACCTACTCTCAAAAGTGTCGTCGTAGAACGGCAACCGGGTTTAGTTGTTTGGGAATTTCAGGGATTTTTTCAAGGGCGCGATCGCTGGGAATGCCAACAAATAGCACAAAATACGCTTCTTGTCAACCGCTTTGAGTACGATATTCCTAACCCCATAGTCAGTTGGGGCTTCAATAACTTTGCCATATCTTGGACTCAAAAAGATATGCAAGCCCAACTACGTCGCCTCAAACAAGTTGCAGAGTCATTAGTCATTAGTCATTAG
- a CDS encoding mechanosensitive ion channel: MNTTWQGITQLIDSGLSMRVQHFLAQSPSLPLDQERVNEGITEVQGIIGQVMAFTPRLLGAAALLLVGWLIAAILGAVTKKILDNTEIDNRIAAGITGREDVPQIEKLISGLVFWSIILITVVAVLQTLELEVASRPLNNLLDQLIGFLPKLVGAGILLGVAWLVATVVKLLTVRGLQALRLDERLNQEAQDNTLNTNQLSLSETIGNALYWFIFLLFLVPILDTLALRQALLPVQSLITEILSILPNILGAGLIAAVGWFIANIVRRIVTNLLATTGVDNLGSRVGLSPASGMQSLSSIIGTIVYILILIPVAIASLNALRIEAISVPAIAMLQQVLNTLPAIFTAIAILIVSFFLGRFVSELVTSILSSLGFNNIFTVLGLPTLSRQSATVDAETEAEATPKPASRTPSEIAGIVALVGIMLFATVAAVNILNIPALTTLVTGILIILGRILAGLIVFAIGLFLANLAFQLITSSGDRQARILGQVARIAIITLVSAMALQQVGIASDIVNLAFGLLLGAIAVAIALSFGLGGRDIAREQVQGWLDSFKSKE, encoded by the coding sequence ATGAACACAACTTGGCAAGGTATAACCCAGTTGATAGACAGTGGTTTATCGATGAGAGTACAACATTTTTTGGCACAATCGCCAAGCCTGCCACTGGATCAAGAAAGAGTTAACGAAGGAATCACTGAAGTCCAAGGAATTATTGGACAGGTGATGGCGTTTACCCCCCGTTTATTAGGGGCGGCGGCACTTTTGTTAGTTGGTTGGCTGATTGCGGCCATCCTGGGCGCAGTCACCAAAAAAATTCTCGATAACACTGAGATAGATAATCGGATTGCTGCGGGGATAACGGGTCGTGAAGATGTTCCCCAGATAGAGAAATTAATCTCTGGCTTAGTCTTCTGGAGTATCATTTTAATCACAGTCGTAGCTGTTTTACAAACTCTAGAACTAGAGGTAGCCTCTCGACCACTGAATAATTTGCTTGACCAACTGATTGGCTTTTTGCCCAAGTTGGTTGGTGCGGGAATTCTTTTGGGAGTGGCTTGGTTAGTGGCGACAGTGGTCAAACTTCTGACGGTGCGAGGGTTACAAGCGCTAAGACTGGATGAGCGTCTGAATCAAGAAGCGCAAGACAATACACTCAACACCAACCAATTATCTTTGAGTGAGACCATTGGTAATGCTCTGTATTGGTTTATCTTCTTACTGTTTCTCGTGCCAATTTTGGATACCCTGGCGCTGAGACAGGCGCTATTACCGGTACAATCCTTAATTACAGAGATTCTGTCAATTCTGCCCAATATTCTAGGGGCGGGATTAATTGCCGCAGTTGGTTGGTTTATCGCTAATATAGTGCGGCGGATTGTTACCAACTTACTAGCAACCACAGGTGTTGACAATCTGGGAAGTCGCGTTGGACTTTCCCCAGCTTCAGGAATGCAATCTCTGTCAAGTATTATAGGCACGATTGTCTATATTTTGATTTTGATTCCTGTGGCGATCGCATCGCTGAATGCTTTGAGAATTGAGGCTATATCTGTACCTGCGATCGCTATGTTACAGCAGGTGCTAAATACTCTACCCGCCATCTTTACTGCGATCGCAATTTTAATTGTGTCGTTTTTCTTAGGGCGGTTTGTATCGGAGTTGGTGACTAGTATCCTCAGCAGTTTAGGCTTTAACAACATTTTCACCGTATTGGGTCTACCAACACTCAGTAGACAATCTGCAACAGTAGACGCAGAAACAGAAGCAGAAGCAACACCAAAACCAGCCAGCCGCACCCCATCAGAAATTGCCGGGATTGTGGCTTTAGTGGGTATTATGCTGTTTGCCACAGTAGCAGCAGTTAATATTCTGAATATCCCCGCCTTGACAACACTGGTAACAGGGATTTTAATTATATTGGGGCGGATTTTGGCAGGATTGATTGTATTTGCCATTGGTTTGTTCTTAGCAAATCTGGCGTTCCAACTGATTACCAGTTCCGGCGACCGCCAAGCCCGAATTTTGGGACAGGTAGCGCGGATTGCGATTATTACCTTAGTTTCGGCAATGGCATTGCAACAGGTTGGTATTGCCAGTGATATTGTGAATCTAGCCTTTGGACTTTTACTAGGTGCGATCGCTGTTGCAATTGCCCTATCCTTTGGTCTGGGTGGCCGTGATATTGCCCGTGAACAAGTTCAAGGTTGGCTTGACTCTTTTAAAAGTAAAGAGTAA